From Salinicoccus roseus, one genomic window encodes:
- the rimP gene encoding ribosome maturation factor RimP codes for MNRTEQDVMTHAQPLIEELGYKLIEVEYVKEGPDYYLRLYLDKKGGITLEDCAQASEVLGEKLDEWDIIRGGYFLDVSSPGAERPIKDDDDLEMTLNQGIYVKTYQQIDGNKEWTGILKDYDSDTVTIDYREKTRTKTVTIGRDRIATIRKAVIL; via the coding sequence GTGAATCGTACAGAACAGGATGTCATGACACATGCACAGCCGCTGATCGAGGAGTTGGGGTATAAGCTCATCGAAGTGGAATATGTGAAAGAGGGTCCTGACTACTATTTGAGGCTGTATCTTGACAAAAAGGGTGGCATCACACTCGAAGACTGTGCCCAGGCAAGTGAAGTACTGGGTGAAAAGCTCGATGAGTGGGATATCATCAGGGGAGGCTACTTCCTCGATGTCTCTTCTCCCGGCGCCGAACGTCCGATCAAAGATGATGACGACCTGGAAATGACATTGAACCAGGGGATATATGTCAAAACGTATCAGCAGATCGACGGCAACAAGGAATGGACAGGCATCTTAAAAGACTACGATTCTGATACAGTGACAATCGACTACAGGGAAAAAACCCGAACAAAGACGGTTACGATTGGCCGGGACAGGATTGCGACCATACGCAAAGCGGTAATATTATGA
- the rnpM gene encoding RNase P modulator RnpM: protein MKKKVPLRKCILTNEMHPKKDLLRIVVTKEREVFVDPTGKKNGRGSYVVKDLEKVEAARKGRKLEGRLGFDSDTLSPVYDEIIRLIYREDIPKR, encoded by the coding sequence ATGAAGAAGAAAGTACCGCTCAGAAAATGTATCCTTACCAATGAAATGCATCCTAAGAAAGATCTGCTCCGTATTGTCGTGACGAAAGAGCGAGAGGTCTTCGTCGATCCGACAGGCAAGAAGAACGGACGCGGCAGCTACGTGGTCAAAGACCTCGAAAAGGTCGAAGCCGCACGCAAAGGCAGGAAGCTTGAAGGCAGGCTTGGTTTCGACAGTGATACGCTCTCCCCGGTATACGATGAAATCATCCGTCTGATCTACCGCGAGGATATACCGAAAAGATGA
- a CDS encoding 1-deoxy-D-xylulose-5-phosphate reductoisomerase, protein MKKISILGATGSIGTQALAVIGNNPEHFELGSISIGTNIEALEKILESFRPKLVSVMKDTDRIELKSRYPDIDFTCGREGLMAVATDDADTLLTAVMGSVGLEPTLAAIDAGKDIALANKETLVAAGEIVMERAREKGVSIIPVDSEHSAIFQCLRGEDLREMKRIILTASGGSFRDLSREELRDVTLERALDHPNWSMGRKITIDSATMMNKGLEVIEAKWLFDAEVDQISTILHRESTIHSMVEFVDNSIMAQMGTPDMKTAIQFAFSHPKRLPMDNPMDFDALSQLNFKPMDLERFRMLAFAYDALRTGGTMPAVMNAANEYAVNRFLEGEISFLEIEEIVESRMDGHEAVQNPDLDTILYYDRLYKSDMR, encoded by the coding sequence ATGAAAAAAATTTCCATACTCGGTGCGACAGGGTCCATCGGAACACAGGCTCTGGCAGTCATAGGAAACAACCCTGAACATTTCGAACTCGGCAGCATCTCGATCGGCACGAATATAGAGGCTCTGGAGAAGATCCTTGAATCATTCAGGCCGAAGCTTGTGAGCGTGATGAAGGACACGGACCGCATCGAGTTGAAAAGCAGGTATCCCGACATAGATTTCACTTGTGGCCGGGAAGGGCTCATGGCGGTCGCGACCGATGATGCAGACACCCTGCTGACAGCTGTGATGGGCAGCGTCGGTCTGGAACCGACACTTGCTGCAATCGATGCGGGCAAGGACATTGCACTTGCAAACAAGGAAACGCTCGTCGCCGCGGGGGAAATCGTAATGGAGAGGGCCAGGGAGAAGGGCGTCTCCATCATTCCCGTCGATTCGGAGCATTCTGCAATATTCCAGTGCCTGAGGGGTGAGGACCTGCGTGAGATGAAGCGCATCATCCTGACCGCAAGCGGCGGTTCATTCAGGGACCTCTCGAGGGAAGAGCTCCGGGACGTGACGCTCGAGCGCGCCCTCGACCATCCCAACTGGTCGATGGGCCGCAAGATCACGATCGATTCCGCCACCATGATGAACAAGGGGCTTGAAGTCATCGAGGCAAAATGGCTCTTTGATGCGGAAGTGGATCAGATTTCCACGATACTGCACCGGGAAAGCACGATCCATTCCATGGTCGAGTTCGTCGACAACAGCATCATGGCACAGATGGGGACGCCGGATATGAAGACTGCCATCCAGTTTGCATTCAGCCATCCGAAAAGGCTGCCGATGGACAACCCCATGGACTTCGATGCCCTCAGCCAGCTCAACTTCAAACCCATGGACCTTGAACGGTTCCGGATGCTTGCATTTGCCTATGATGCCCTCCGGACAGGGGGAACGATGCCGGCTGTCATGAATGCTGCCAATGAATACGCAGTGAACCGTTTCCTTGAGGGGGAAATATCCTTTTTGGAAATCGAGGAGATTGTGGAGTCGCGCATGGATGGCCATGAGGCGGTCCAGAACCCGGATCTCGATACGATTCTCTACTACGACCGGCTCTACAAGTCTGATATGAGGTGA
- a CDS encoding PolC-type DNA polymerase III, producing MKGKDQFNILLDQAGIRGNEDYLATGTLKKVVSDDDRRLWEFHLHFEQMIPASLRSMMEKSIEDAFSNIADTKLVISADHYTDKDVIDYLEYALININVNENIRFQLLNCDKQFKGGVLAFSVQNEIEVAHFNKHINGNLTDAYTTYGMPISAVEFHADKALDTDRRTKLEARLKEEKTELVQGFIEQQKDNEADKQQQESVVKQIGKSMNMSDIRPLETVVEEEFNVKVEGVIFDSEVRELRTGRKILQLKITDYTDSIAAKMFSRHGKNDDAVFDALSKNDWVVIEGNVEYDEFSRDMVLMIRNLTVIHKPEKTDRSEEKRVELHLHSEMSQMDGLRNIGEYVKRAADYGHKAIAVTDHSNVQAYPDAYYAAQANGIKMIYGMEGLLVNDGAPIAYRPQDIVLDAHEYVVFDVETTGLSSKYDKIIELAGVKVKDGEIIDRFERFSNPNEPLTETIKEITGITDDMLVDAPPISEVITDFKEWVGDAIFVAHNASFDMGFIEAAYGREGLGSYTNGVIDTLELSRAINKDFKKHGLNILAKKYNVELTQHHRAIYDAEATAYIFIKMLSQIRKLGIDNHSHINEKLADSDSYKRAMPTHVTLLVQNQEGLKNLFKIVSASLTDHFYKTPRIRKQVLEKYRSGILIGSACDSGEVFTTMMQKSYDQAKKVAGFYDYLEIFPKALYSRLLDREIVRDEKTLEEIITNIITLGDELDKPVVATGNVHYLDESDKLCRDILVKSNPGNPLSRGRLPDAHFRTTDEMLEGFAFLDADVRKEVVIDAPNRIADSIEEVVPIQDKLYTPNIEGANDEIRELSYSNARSLYGDDLPEIVVERLEKELDSIIGNGFAVIYLISQKLVKKSLNDGYLVGSRGSVGSSFVATMTEITEVNPLPPHYVCPECRTSEFFMDGSVSSGYDLPDKECGTCGSALIKEGQDIPFETFLGFKGDKVPDIDLNFSGDYQPVAHNYTKELFGEDKVFRAGTIGTVAEKTAFGYVKGFLNDNGLHRRGAEIDRLVLGCSGVKRTTGQHPGGIIVVPDYMDIFDFTPIQYPADDVESEWKTTHFDFHSIHDNLLKLDILGHDDPTMIRMLQDLSGIDPKTVPVDDQDTMSLFNSPEVLGVTEEDIVCRTGTLGVPEFGTGFVRQMLEDTRPSTFSELVQISGLSHGTDVWLGNAQDLIRSGTCDLKNVIGCRDDIMVYLMYQGLEPSLAFNIMEKVRKGKGLSEEHESAMREQGVPGWYIDSCKKIKYMFPKAHAAAYVLMAVRIAYFKVHYPLYYYASYFTVRASDFDLLTMVKDSTTIKHKVKEMNQRFQELTKKEKDTLIVLELANEMAQRGYKIRPVDVEKSDSTEFKIEGDALIPPFLAVPGLGASVARRIVEARDEEPFISKEDLNKRAGVSPKIVDYLTELGSLNHLPDKAQLSIFDM from the coding sequence GTGAAGGGAAAGGACCAGTTCAACATCTTGCTCGACCAGGCAGGCATCAGGGGAAATGAAGACTATCTGGCCACGGGGACATTGAAGAAGGTCGTGTCCGATGATGATAGAAGACTGTGGGAGTTCCACCTGCATTTCGAACAGATGATACCTGCCTCCTTAAGGAGCATGATGGAAAAAAGCATCGAGGATGCCTTTTCGAATATCGCAGATACGAAGTTGGTCATTTCTGCAGACCATTACACGGATAAGGATGTCATCGACTATCTGGAGTATGCCCTCATCAACATCAATGTCAATGAGAACATCCGCTTCCAGCTGCTCAACTGTGACAAGCAGTTCAAGGGCGGCGTTTTGGCGTTTTCAGTACAGAATGAAATTGAAGTGGCACATTTCAACAAGCATATCAACGGCAACCTCACCGATGCCTACACCACGTACGGCATGCCGATCAGTGCAGTGGAATTCCATGCCGACAAGGCACTCGATACCGACCGCCGGACGAAGCTCGAGGCACGTCTGAAGGAAGAGAAGACGGAGCTTGTACAGGGCTTCATCGAACAGCAGAAGGATAATGAAGCGGATAAGCAGCAGCAGGAGAGTGTCGTCAAGCAGATCGGCAAATCCATGAACATGAGCGATATCCGTCCGCTTGAAACGGTCGTCGAGGAGGAGTTCAACGTCAAGGTCGAAGGGGTCATCTTCGATTCCGAAGTCAGGGAACTCCGGACCGGCCGCAAGATACTGCAGCTGAAGATCACCGACTACACCGATTCGATCGCCGCGAAGATGTTCTCCCGGCATGGCAAGAATGACGATGCCGTCTTCGATGCCCTGTCGAAGAACGACTGGGTGGTCATCGAAGGCAATGTGGAATACGATGAATTTTCAAGGGATATGGTGCTCATGATCCGCAACCTGACCGTCATCCATAAGCCGGAGAAGACGGACAGGAGTGAGGAGAAGCGGGTGGAGCTCCACCTGCACTCGGAAATGAGCCAGATGGACGGCCTCAGGAATATCGGGGAATACGTCAAACGGGCGGCGGACTATGGCCATAAGGCCATTGCGGTCACCGACCACAGCAATGTACAGGCCTATCCGGATGCCTACTATGCCGCACAGGCGAACGGCATCAAGATGATCTATGGCATGGAAGGGCTGCTTGTCAATGATGGGGCGCCGATCGCCTACAGGCCCCAGGATATCGTACTCGATGCACATGAGTACGTGGTCTTCGACGTGGAGACCACCGGCCTGTCCTCCAAATACGACAAGATCATCGAACTCGCCGGCGTAAAGGTGAAGGATGGCGAAATCATCGACCGTTTCGAGCGCTTCAGCAACCCGAATGAGCCGCTGACGGAAACCATCAAGGAGATTACGGGCATCACGGATGACATGCTGGTGGACGCACCACCGATTTCCGAAGTGATCACCGATTTCAAGGAGTGGGTCGGTGACGCGATATTCGTCGCCCACAACGCGAGCTTCGACATGGGCTTCATAGAAGCCGCCTACGGCAGGGAAGGCCTCGGCTCCTACACCAACGGCGTCATCGATACGCTCGAATTGTCCCGCGCAATCAACAAGGACTTCAAAAAACACGGACTGAACATACTCGCGAAGAAATACAATGTGGAGCTGACCCAGCACCACCGGGCCATCTATGATGCGGAGGCGACGGCATACATCTTCATCAAGATGCTGTCGCAGATCAGGAAGCTCGGCATAGACAACCATAGCCACATCAATGAAAAACTTGCCGACTCCGATTCCTACAAGCGGGCCATGCCGACGCATGTCACTCTGCTCGTACAGAACCAGGAGGGGCTGAAGAACCTGTTCAAGATCGTCTCCGCCTCACTGACCGACCACTTCTATAAGACGCCGCGGATCAGGAAGCAGGTGCTTGAAAAATACCGGTCCGGCATACTGATCGGCAGCGCGTGCGATTCCGGTGAAGTGTTCACGACCATGATGCAGAAGTCATATGACCAGGCGAAGAAGGTCGCGGGCTTCTACGACTATCTCGAAATCTTCCCCAAGGCGCTCTACAGCCGGCTGCTCGATCGTGAGATCGTACGCGATGAAAAGACCCTTGAGGAGATCATCACAAACATCATCACACTCGGTGACGAGCTGGACAAGCCGGTCGTCGCCACAGGCAACGTGCACTATCTGGATGAATCGGACAAGCTCTGCCGGGACATCCTTGTGAAGAGCAATCCGGGGAACCCGCTTTCCCGCGGACGTCTGCCGGATGCGCATTTCAGGACGACCGATGAAATGCTGGAAGGATTCGCCTTCCTGGACGCGGATGTCAGGAAGGAAGTCGTCATCGACGCACCGAACCGCATTGCAGACAGCATAGAAGAAGTCGTTCCGATCCAGGACAAGCTCTATACCCCGAACATCGAAGGGGCGAATGACGAAATCAGGGAGCTCAGCTACAGCAATGCCCGCAGCCTTTATGGGGATGACCTTCCCGAAATTGTAGTCGAGCGGCTTGAAAAGGAGCTCGACAGCATCATCGGCAACGGTTTTGCAGTCATCTATCTGATCAGTCAGAAGCTCGTCAAGAAGTCCCTTAATGACGGCTATCTCGTCGGTTCACGGGGGTCCGTCGGTTCGAGCTTCGTCGCGACGATGACCGAAATCACAGAAGTCAATCCGCTGCCGCCGCACTACGTATGTCCCGAATGCCGGACGAGTGAATTCTTCATGGACGGCAGTGTGAGCTCGGGATATGACCTGCCCGATAAGGAATGCGGCACATGCGGTTCGGCCCTCATTAAGGAAGGGCAGGACATCCCATTCGAAACCTTCCTCGGATTCAAGGGGGACAAGGTGCCGGATATCGACTTGAACTTCAGCGGTGACTACCAGCCGGTGGCACACAACTATACGAAGGAACTCTTCGGTGAAGACAAGGTCTTCCGTGCGGGGACGATCGGCACCGTCGCAGAGAAGACGGCCTTCGGCTACGTCAAAGGCTTCCTGAACGACAATGGACTCCATCGGCGGGGCGCGGAGATCGACCGGCTCGTACTCGGATGCAGCGGGGTCAAGCGGACGACCGGACAGCACCCGGGCGGCATCATCGTCGTTCCGGATTATATGGACATCTTCGATTTCACGCCGATCCAGTACCCTGCGGATGATGTGGAGTCCGAATGGAAGACGACGCACTTCGACTTCCATTCCATCCACGACAACCTGCTTAAGCTGGACATACTCGGACACGATGACCCGACGATGATCCGCATGCTGCAGGACCTTTCGGGCATCGATCCGAAGACGGTGCCCGTGGACGACCAGGATACGATGTCGCTCTTCAATTCACCGGAAGTGCTCGGCGTCACTGAAGAGGACATCGTATGCCGGACAGGCACGCTCGGCGTACCGGAGTTCGGTACGGGATTCGTGCGGCAGATGCTTGAGGATACTCGGCCTTCGACATTCAGTGAGCTCGTACAGATCTCAGGCCTGTCACACGGGACCGACGTATGGCTCGGCAACGCCCAGGACCTCATCAGAAGCGGCACATGCGACCTCAAGAACGTCATCGGCTGCCGGGACGACATCATGGTCTACCTGATGTATCAGGGGCTCGAACCATCCCTTGCCTTCAACATCATGGAGAAGGTGAGGAAGGGGAAGGGACTTTCCGAAGAGCATGAATCCGCAATGCGTGAGCAGGGTGTACCGGGCTGGTACATCGATTCATGCAAGAAGATCAAATACATGTTCCCGAAAGCCCACGCGGCGGCCTATGTACTCATGGCCGTGCGGATCGCATACTTCAAAGTGCATTATCCGCTCTACTACTATGCGAGCTACTTCACCGTACGTGCCTCGGACTTCGATCTGCTGACGATGGTCAAGGACAGCACGACGATCAAGCATAAGGTTAAGGAGATGAACCAGCGGTTCCAGGAGCTGACCAAAAAGGAGAAGGATACGCTCATCGTGCTGGAGCTGGCGAATGAAATGGCGCAGCGCGGCTATAAGATCCGCCCGGTGGATGTCGAGAAGTCGGACAGCACCGAATTCAAGATCGAAGGGGACGCGCTCATACCGCCGTTCCTCGCTGTACCGGGTCTCGGGGCAAGCGTCGCAAGACGCATCGTCGAGGCGCGTGATGAGGAACCGTTCATCTCCAAGGAGGACCTGAACAAGCGTGCAGGCGTCTCTCCGAAGATCGTGGACTACCTGACCGAACTCGGCAGCCTGAACCACCTGCCGGACAAGGCCCAGCTGTCGATCTTCGACATGTAG
- the nusA gene encoding transcription termination factor NusA, with translation MNQELLNAIEYLEKEKSIPNEVLVETIEAALLTAYKKNYSQHKNVKVDLNMENGSYRVVSRKDVVEEVEDPTAEIDLETARTVNPAYEIGDPYDEDVTPKDFNRVGAQAAKQAVMQRLRDAERGILYNEFIDKEDEVMTGLIDRVDHRFVHIQLGRTDAVLSESERMPNEVYRPNDRIKVYVNKVEQTTKGPQIFVSRTHPNLLKRLFEKEVPEIFDGTVEIMSVAREAGERSKISVHAQNPDVDAVGSCVGARGARVEAIVNELSGEKIDIVLWNEDPRVFVKNALSPSQVVEVIVDEDNQSTMVIVPDNQLSLAIGKRGQNARLAAKLTGWKIDIKSESDAREEGVIE, from the coding sequence GTGAACCAGGAACTACTGAATGCAATTGAATACCTTGAAAAGGAAAAGAGCATTCCAAACGAAGTGCTTGTCGAAACGATAGAGGCGGCACTTCTTACAGCCTATAAAAAGAACTACTCACAGCATAAGAACGTCAAGGTGGACCTGAATATGGAAAACGGCTCGTACCGTGTCGTTTCCCGGAAGGATGTGGTCGAGGAGGTCGAGGATCCCACTGCGGAAATCGACCTTGAAACCGCCCGTACGGTCAATCCGGCATATGAAATCGGAGATCCCTACGACGAGGATGTCACACCGAAGGACTTCAACCGGGTCGGTGCCCAGGCTGCCAAACAGGCAGTGATGCAGCGCCTCCGCGATGCAGAGAGGGGCATCCTGTACAATGAGTTCATCGACAAGGAAGACGAGGTCATGACGGGCCTGATCGACCGTGTCGACCATCGCTTCGTCCATATCCAGCTGGGCCGCACGGACGCCGTATTGAGCGAATCCGAAAGGATGCCGAACGAAGTGTACCGTCCGAATGACAGGATCAAGGTCTACGTCAACAAAGTCGAGCAGACGACGAAGGGGCCGCAGATCTTCGTATCGCGCACGCATCCGAACCTGCTGAAGCGCCTTTTCGAAAAGGAAGTGCCGGAAATCTTCGATGGGACCGTGGAGATCATGAGTGTTGCGAGGGAAGCCGGTGAGCGTTCCAAGATCAGCGTCCATGCACAGAATCCCGATGTCGATGCGGTTGGTTCCTGCGTTGGTGCAAGGGGCGCCCGTGTGGAGGCGATCGTCAATGAGCTCTCGGGCGAGAAGATCGACATCGTCCTCTGGAACGAGGATCCGAGGGTGTTCGTCAAGAATGCCCTCAGCCCTTCCCAGGTGGTGGAAGTCATCGTGGATGAGGACAACCAGTCCACCATGGTGATCGTGCCGGACAACCAGCTCTCGCTTGCCATCGGCAAAAGAGGGCAGAATGCCCGTCTTGCTGCGAAGCTGACAGGGTGGAAGATCGATATCAAAAGCGAATCAGACGCCCGTGAAGAAGGCGTCATCGAATAA
- the rseP gene encoding RIP metalloprotease RseP: protein MTGILAFIVVFGVLVTVHELGHLIFAKRAGIMCPEFAIGMGPKIFSHKYNDTLYTVRLLPVGGYVRMASEEMEVNPLNAGMRIQLKVDEKDEITHIILDDKHNFTQIEEVEVVESDITKEMYIRATRLHDGQEVIYNLAHESYFVENSQLERIAPKESRFESKSVGHRFMTLAAGPLMNFVLAFVLFTVLFYVQGKPTDEAVVGFVAEDTPAEEAGLQEGDRLETINGETVDGWNDMSAIIQEQGEQPLDIEVANDGESRTVEMTPVVETTELPDGETSERLIIGIGAEMERGMFSPILWGAEQTVQMSTMIFDLVVNMFLSIFEGTFSFDMLNGPVGIYKVTEEVATQGLITLINFTAILSVNLGIMNLLPIPALDGGRILFVLYEGIFRKPLNKKVELNIQLIGVLFLLMVMILVTWNDIKTFFL from the coding sequence ATGACCGGCATTTTAGCTTTTATTGTTGTCTTTGGTGTGCTGGTGACGGTTCACGAACTCGGGCACCTGATCTTCGCCAAACGGGCCGGCATCATGTGTCCCGAATTTGCCATCGGCATGGGACCGAAGATATTTTCACATAAATATAATGATACGCTCTATACCGTAAGGCTGCTGCCCGTCGGCGGCTATGTGCGGATGGCTTCCGAAGAGATGGAAGTCAATCCATTGAATGCCGGCATGCGTATACAGCTCAAGGTGGATGAAAAGGATGAGATCACGCATATCATCCTCGATGACAAGCACAACTTCACTCAGATAGAGGAAGTGGAAGTCGTCGAATCCGATATCACGAAAGAGATGTACATCCGTGCGACCCGTCTCCATGACGGACAGGAGGTCATCTACAATCTTGCGCACGAATCCTACTTCGTCGAGAACTCCCAGCTGGAGCGCATCGCGCCGAAGGAGTCACGTTTCGAGTCGAAGTCGGTCGGACACCGGTTCATGACGCTTGCTGCGGGACCGCTGATGAACTTCGTCCTGGCATTCGTCCTTTTCACGGTGCTCTTCTATGTGCAGGGGAAACCGACGGACGAAGCGGTCGTCGGCTTCGTTGCAGAGGATACACCTGCTGAGGAGGCAGGACTCCAGGAAGGGGACCGCCTCGAGACCATCAATGGTGAAACGGTGGATGGCTGGAATGACATGTCGGCCATCATCCAGGAGCAGGGTGAGCAGCCGCTTGATATCGAAGTGGCCAATGATGGTGAATCCCGCACAGTGGAGATGACACCGGTCGTCGAGACCACGGAACTCCCGGACGGCGAAACGTCGGAACGTCTGATCATCGGCATCGGAGCCGAGATGGAGCGCGGCATGTTCTCCCCGATATTATGGGGAGCGGAGCAGACCGTCCAGATGAGCACCATGATTTTTGACCTGGTGGTCAATATGTTCTTGAGTATATTTGAGGGGACATTCTCCTTCGACATGCTGAACGGACCGGTCGGCATATACAAGGTGACGGAAGAGGTGGCGACCCAGGGGCTGATCACGCTGATCAACTTCACCGCAATACTGAGCGTCAACCTCGGCATCATGAACCTGCTGCCGATCCCGGCACTGGACGGTGGGCGCATCCTGTTCGTCCTCTATGAAGGCATCTTCAGGAAACCGCTGAACAAGAAGGTGGAACTGAACATCCAGCTGATCGGTGTGCTGTTCCTGCTGATGGTCATGATCCTTGTAACATGGAACGACATAAAGACATTTTTCCTTTAG
- a CDS encoding proline--tRNA ligase encodes MRQSRMFIPTMRETPQDADSLSHRLMLKAGMIKQMASGIYTYLPITKLVLNNIEQIVREEMNAIDGVEIHMPVLHPKELWQESGRWEAYGSELMRMKDRHERDFALGPTHEEIVTALLRDELKSYKKLPLTLFQIQTKFRDELRPRYGLLRGREFIMKDAYSFHSNEASLDETYHDMYSAYSKIFSRVGLNYRAVEADSGAIGGSHTHEFMALADIGEDTIAYTDGSNYAANIEKAGCPVPEVEELNSDREVEKVATPDVSTCSSLAEFLDITLEETTKTMIMRVDHDYVMILLRGDHELNDVKLKSHFGTDDIDFATDEEIENLLSASPGSLGPVGTDLPVYLDHQVRNMQDYPTGANESGYHFINVNHGRDFEVEAFGDFRFITEGEMAQDGSGPVKFMRGIEVGQVFKLGTKYSEAMNLNVLDENGRSVPVLMGCYGVGISRTLSAIIESHHDDRGIIWPKAVTPFDVHIITANPKDKEAAEIAETLYEDLGKHYRVLYDDRKERAGVKFADSDLIGLPYRIVVGRAAKEGKVEVKARDSEESMELSIDDVKQYLEVNY; translated from the coding sequence ATGAGACAATCCAGAATGTTTATACCAACAATGCGTGAAACGCCCCAGGATGCCGACAGCCTGAGCCACCGCCTGATGCTGAAGGCGGGCATGATCAAGCAGATGGCCAGCGGGATATACACCTATCTGCCGATCACGAAACTCGTTCTGAACAACATCGAACAGATCGTCAGGGAAGAGATGAACGCCATCGACGGCGTGGAGATCCACATGCCCGTGCTGCATCCGAAGGAGCTGTGGCAGGAGTCCGGCCGCTGGGAGGCGTACGGCAGCGAACTGATGCGCATGAAGGACCGCCACGAGCGCGATTTCGCCCTCGGGCCGACACATGAGGAAATCGTGACGGCGCTCTTGCGCGACGAACTGAAAAGCTACAAGAAACTCCCGTTGACGCTGTTCCAGATCCAGACGAAATTCCGGGACGAACTGCGTCCACGGTATGGACTTCTGCGCGGACGTGAATTCATCATGAAGGATGCCTATTCGTTCCACAGTAATGAAGCTTCACTGGATGAAACATATCATGACATGTACAGCGCCTACTCGAAAATCTTCAGCCGCGTCGGACTGAACTACCGTGCAGTCGAAGCGGACTCTGGAGCAATCGGCGGCAGCCATACCCATGAATTCATGGCGCTTGCGGACATCGGCGAAGATACGATCGCCTACACCGACGGCAGCAACTATGCAGCAAACATCGAGAAGGCGGGATGTCCTGTACCGGAAGTCGAGGAATTGAACAGCGACAGGGAAGTCGAGAAAGTGGCGACACCGGATGTCTCCACATGCAGTTCCCTCGCAGAATTCCTCGACATCACCTTGGAGGAGACGACGAAGACGATGATCATGCGTGTCGATCATGACTACGTGATGATTCTGCTCCGTGGAGACCATGAGCTGAACGATGTGAAGCTCAAGTCCCATTTCGGAACCGATGACATCGACTTTGCCACGGATGAAGAGATCGAGAACCTGCTGAGTGCCTCGCCAGGGAGCCTCGGACCGGTGGGGACGGACCTGCCGGTATACCTGGACCACCAGGTCAGGAATATGCAGGACTATCCGACAGGGGCGAACGAGAGCGGATATCATTTCATCAATGTCAATCATGGTCGGGATTTCGAGGTCGAAGCGTTCGGAGATTTCCGTTTCATCACCGAAGGTGAAATGGCACAGGATGGCAGCGGTCCGGTCAAGTTCATGAGGGGCATCGAAGTCGGCCAGGTATTCAAACTGGGCACCAAGTATTCCGAAGCGATGAACCTGAATGTACTCGATGAGAATGGCAGAAGCGTGCCTGTACTCATGGGCTGCTATGGCGTCGGCATTTCGAGGACGCTGTCCGCCATCATCGAAAGCCATCATGACGACCGTGGCATCATCTGGCCGAAGGCCGTCACGCCGTTCGATGTGCATATCATCACCGCCAACCCTAAGGACAAGGAAGCGGCGGAAATCGCAGAAACCCTCTACGAAGATCTCGGCAAACACTATCGTGTGCTGTATGATGACAGGAAAGAGCGCGCAGGTGTGAAATTCGCAGACTCCGATCTGATCGGCCTGCCGTACAGGATCGTCGTCGGCCGTGCCGCCAAAGAGGGGAAAGTGGAAGTGAAGGCAAGGGACAGTGAAGAATCCATGGAACTGTCCATCGATGACGTGAAGCAGTATCTGGAAGTGAACTATTAA
- a CDS encoding L7Ae/L30e/S12e/Gadd45 family ribosomal protein: MTDRILNLLGLAKRAGMLTTGEEKTIESIQRNRAKAVFLASDAGSSTAKKVRDKCNYYEIPLIDDYTNEALSSATGAPNRVVLSVTDPGFSRKMLQLKEKGK; this comes from the coding sequence ATGACCGACAGGATATTGAATCTTTTGGGGCTGGCCAAGCGCGCAGGCATGTTGACGACCGGGGAAGAGAAGACGATAGAATCCATCCAGCGCAACAGGGCCAAGGCCGTATTCCTGGCCAGTGATGCAGGCAGCAGTACAGCAAAGAAAGTCAGAGATAAATGCAACTACTATGAAATACCGTTGATTGATGATTACACCAACGAGGCGCTGAGCTCCGCTACAGGCGCTCCGAACCGGGTTGTATTGTCAGTTACAGATCCAGGTTTCAGCCGGAAGATGCTGCAGCTTAAAGAGAAAGGAAAGTGA